A single window of Drosophila suzukii chromosome 3, CBGP_Dsuzu_IsoJpt1.0, whole genome shotgun sequence DNA harbors:
- the ru gene encoding protein rhomboid, translated as MPPSTVLQMPPAPSSSKSGLVLGVCCDQLMAVQPVHPVHPGQRASGAAASKSRAPDWGNHKAKHLEGTAPTSKWIPPFFIILASLLEILVFLWVGADSPEDSLLVYRPDQRLQLWRFLSYALLHASWLHLGYNVLTQLLFGVPLELVHGSLRTGVIYTAGVLAGSLGTSVVDSEVYLVGASGGVYALLAAQLASLLLNFGQMRHGVFQLMAVIVFVFCDLGYALYSRELSVQQLQTRPSVSYIAHMTGALAGISVGLLLLRQLDGGLRPRPLRWLALGVWCIFSAFGIAFNLVNTVTAQLLAEQEGQVIRQHLMNDLGMG; from the exons atgCCGCCCAGTACCGTTCTGCAAATGCCGCCGGCTCCGTCCTCGTCGAAATCCGGACTGGTGCTGGGCGTCTGCTGTGACCAGCTGATGGCGGTGCAACCAGTGCATCCAGTGCATCCAGGGCAGCGGGCATCCGGAGCAGCAGCATCCAAAAGTAGAGCCCCGGACTGGGGGAACCACAAGGCGAAACATCTTGAGGGGACTGCCCCGACTTCCAAGTGGATTCCGCCCTTTTTCATTATCCTCGCCTCGCTCTTGGAG ATTCTTGTGTTTCTATGGGTGGGAGCTGATTCCCCCGAGGACTCTCTTCTGGTTTATAGACCTGACCAGCGGCTCCAGCTCTGGAGATTCCTAAGCTATGCCCTGCTCCACGCCAGTTGGCTCCATCTGGGATACAATGTGCTCACCCAGCTGCTATTCGGTGTGCCCTTGGAGTTGGTACATGGATCGCTGAGAACAGGGGTGATTTATACGGCCGGAGTCTTGGCTGGTTCCTTGGGAACTTCGGTGGTGGACTCGGAGGTTTATCTGGTGGGTGCCAGCGGAGGAGTATATGCCCTACTGGCCGCCCAACTGGCGAGTCTTTTGCTCAACTTCGGCCAGATGCGACATGGTGTGTTCCAGCTAATGGCGGTGATTGTGTTTG TCTTTTGCGATCTGGGCTATGCTCTTTACTCCCGAGAGCTGTCCGTGCAGCAACTGCAGACGCGACCCTCGGTCTCCTACATCGCCCACATGACCGGAGCTCTGGCGGGGATCAGTGTGGGTCTGTTGCTCCTCCGGCAGTTGGATGGGGGACtgcggccacgccccctccgTTGGCTGGCCCTGGGCGTGTGGTGCATATTCAGCGCCTTTGGAATCGCCTTCAACCTGGTCAACACAGTCACAGCTCAACTCCTGGCCGAGCAGGAGGGTCAGGTGATCAGGCAGCACCTGATGAACGACCTCGGAATGGGATGA
- the LOC108012744 gene encoding LOW QUALITY PROTEIN: DC-STAMP domain-containing protein 2 (The sequence of the model RefSeq protein was modified relative to this genomic sequence to represent the inferred CDS: deleted 2 bases in 1 codon), with amino-acid sequence MKDSNNLSERKHRRTDVRDRQRRNAIKHPSEVADDVITVKGVNNSYMNYYITTDRGQPDSRKHRESSPEGDAPIYKLSHPENPKDPDPECNSSERYQISRLECRDKTLLYIIAGYVVGILMVLIWYYKNPKRACMDLNGKWVFIVLFFLLLLILVQRRPARCIAALCFASLSSYQFRAVIMALAFLVACTGPVKNIIHNICIMANSVSCGQNILIKALRLMQRIIYDPSHSVEESFQTTLAEVRLLMNKLDKLLLNLERPISQIHATYKTCADWLILQKDQFDYKMGTPYNRCLKAGNLSITQCRREFGEKTKDCCNQERFAWFCDSLKNLKTFFDDNLQWSQVVIEEIFQRLQLCLMKIRYTFITTISFDHSLKFNSTSSLTSESGQMNDQDITRNFESQRHKFFFVFIYLDLIIFILLLTIILQSLYFWFRYLASDSFENVYITKSFESYDDQQHEIMGVRALPLSNCEENLYVKINSMRILPKEYSTVCRSWMFLMITGIQLFCICFVDYSLYNMLTLMSFHGHMTGGLQPLAYHKIVIKGGGKIGDILRDLVHAFEPKAFKINTQRCLPTPGKPKYLRYIWILLLYLLAWFMVFWEPYGLRKRHRIMVYFYPEESSRRVHDLHYTILKGRKNVFKERCQQARLLNAFENNKTLLSRFPWFDNRVKGYVPKLLCFKNPIHFFFRCLIGCRRNFIGKNCIICNKPLTKSDNVPCDSQNCKGIYCTMCFQECNNLCILCSSRYDSDIWELGNSSDDPDDDYCNLDSINQQRDKKA; translated from the exons ATGAAAGACTCCAACAATTTAAGCGAGCGCAAGCACAGAAGAACAGACGTACGTGATAGACAACGCagaaatgcaataaaacacCCAAGTGAAGTGGCTGATGATGTCATAACCGTCAAAGGAGTTAACAACTCATATATGAATTATTATATTACAACGGATCGGGGGCAGCCAGATTCTAGAAAACACCGAGAGTCCAGTCCCGAGGGAGATGCTCCCATCTATAAGTTAAGTCACCCAGAGAATCCAAAGGATCCTGATCCGGAATGTAATTCTTCAGAACGGTACCAAATATCCAGGCTGGAATGTCGAGACAAGACGTTACTTTACATTATCGCAGGATATGTGGTCGGAATATTAATGGTACTGATCTGGTATTATAAAAATCCCAAAAGGGCCTGCATGGATCTGAATGGAAAATGGGTTTTCATTGTTCTGTTCTTTCTTTTATTGCTTATATTGGTTCAGAGACGTCCAGCGAG GTGCATTGCAGCTCTATGCTTTGCCAGCTTATCAAGCTACCAATTTCGAGCAGTGATTATGGCCTTAGCTTTCCTTGTGGCTTGTACGGGACCCGTAAAGAATATTATTCACAACATTTGCATCATGGCGAACTCTGTCTCCTGCGGACAAAATATCCTTATAAAGGCTCTGAGGCTCATGCAACGTATCATATATGATCCTTCTCATTCAGTGGAAGAGTCATTTCAGACAACATTGGCTGAGGTGCGCCTGCTCATGAACAAATTAGATAAGCTTTTGCTAAATCTGGAGAGGCCCATATCTCAAATAC ATGCCACTTATAAGACCTGTGCAGATTGGTTGATCTTGCAAAAGGATCAGTTTGATTACAAGATGGGAACTCCCTATAATCGGTGCTTGAAAGCAGGTAACTTAAGTATTACTCAGTGCAGAAGAGAGTTCGGAGAGAAGACCAAAGATTGCTGCAATCAAGAGAGATTTGCTTGGTTCTGCGATAGTCTCAAGAACTTGAAAACTTTTTTCGATGATAACCTTCAATGGTCCCAGGTTGTTATTGAGGAAATATTCCAAC GTTTGCAGTTATGCTTAATGAAAATCCGATATACCTTTATAACCACCATTAGTTTTGATCACAGTTTGAAATTTAATTCGACAAGTTCACTAACCTCAGAAAGTGGTCAAATGAATGATCAGGATATTACCAGAAACTTTGAGTCACAGAGGCACAAGTTCttctttgtgtttatttaTCTTGATTTGATTATTTTCATACTTCTGCTCACTATAATCCTGCAATCTCTATACTTCTGGTTCCGATACTTGGCCAGTGACAGCTTCGAAAATGTCTATATAACCAAGAGTTTCGAGAGCTATGATGACCAACAACATGAGATAATGGGAGTAAGAGCCTTACCCTTGAGTAATTGTGAAGAGAATCTATATGTGAAG ATAAATTCGATGCGTATTCTGCCCAAAGAATACAGTACGGTTTGTCGCTCGTGGATGTTCCTGATGATCACAGGAATCCAGCTCTTCTGCATCTGCTTCGTAGACTACAGTCTTTATAATATGCTGACTTTAATGTCCTTTCATGGACATATGACTGGTGGTCTTCAAC CTCTCGCTTACCATAAGATTGTTATCAAGGGCGGAGGTAAAATTGGTGACATTTTAAGAGACCTTGTTCACGCTTTTGAGCCAAAAGCTTTTAAAATCAATACCCAAAGATGTCTTCCGACCCCAGGGAAGCCTAAGTACCTCCGATATATTTGGATTTTACTGCTGTATTTGCTGGCCTGGTTCATGGTTTTTTGGGAGCCATATGGTCTACGCAAAAGACACCGTATAATGGTCTACTTTTACCCCGAGGAATCCAGTCGAAGAGTTCACGACTTGCATTATACCATCTTGAAAGGAAGAA aaaatgtttttaaagaaAGATGTCAGCAGGCACGTTTGTTAAACGCTTTTGAGAATAACAAAACATTGTTATCCAGGTTTCCCTGGTTTGACAATCGTGTAAAAGGGTATGTTCCCAAACttttatgttttaaaaatcctatacat ttcttttttaggtGTCTAATTGGTTGTCGTAGAAATTTTATTGGCAAAAACTGCATTATTTGCAATAAGCCTCTGACCAA GTCTGATAATGTTCCCTGTGATTCCCAGAACTGCAAAGGAATCTATTGTACTATGTGCTTTCAGGAGTGCAACAATTTATGTATTTTGTGCAGTTCGCGATACGACAGTGATATATGGGAACTAGG GAACTCCTCTGACGATCCAGATGATGATTACTGCAACCTTGATAGCATAAACCAGCAGCGAGATAAGAAAGCATAG
- the LOC108012638 gene encoding uncharacterized protein: MGRKSNVLLLCSFGFILCIAKLALHSHYPNIESFSKKNLQYYVDSPSCKMPKSNPFSADIMKVFKKKHFKECSTDNDLVLSEFDPELRQYRLYIDDGIFEKLSKKVPNATLRCQYQVIGRNKSASYPDKDFTLSDPRPLNQSFLVPKDIDFLSTQCYAVNGKKEIKLLQEDGFLFVQDRLSHNTKNPEGDRPDEESKPNVIILGIDSTSRLNLRRSMPKLHEFLQRPGWFEMQGFNKVGENTIPNLLAMLTGNAEEKAMAQSRFSHGGFIDKLKYIWQRFKNYGYQTAFGEDCGKINTFNYNKPGFKKQPVDYYLRNFIVALETILKTRREFGNVFCLGRKLGFKYIFDFARQFMQRFEKVAPVFGIFWSNSFTHEDFLGATALDKVFWEYLLVYDALGFFNRSIVFVLSDHGYRYGVTRQNAKSGYLEERLPMMFIYVPPWFRKRYPQYVENLRTNQNRLSSGFDVHMTLHHLLQLNVTSMSKFSPNLRASQCRGCQSLFFELPHNRKCSQAGIRDKWCSCEPIETVTNKKHITKVALEVVRHMNQHLEDRNLTEICENYTLKKVVHMDRKIPVTDESVEDDELHTYVISFYTRPTLAHFEATVQWNTHKKSLIMKVDEISRLESYKKHSKCTNDPVIKKYCICIPF; the protein is encoded by the exons ATGGGTCGAAAGAGTAATGTTCTCTTACTCTGTAGCTTTGGCTTTATACTGTGCATTGCCAAACTGGCTTTGCACTCCCACTATCCAAATATCGAAAGtttctcaaaaaaaaatctaCAATATTACGTGGATAGCCCAAGTTGCAAGATGCCCAAAAGTAATCCCTTTTCCGCTGACATAATGAAAGTGTTCAAGAAAAAGCATTTCAAAGAGTGCAGCACCGATAATGACTTGGTTTTAAGTGAGTTCGATCCGGAACTAAGACAATACAGGCTCTATATTGATGATGGCATCTTTGAAAAGCTTTCAAAAAAGGTCCCAAATGCGACACTCAGGTGTCAATACCAGGTGATTGGACGGAATAAAAGTGCCTCATATCCGGATAAGGATTTTAC TCTTTCTGATCCTCGACCTCTGAACCAATCTTTTTTGGTACCCAAAGACATTGACTTTTTAAGTACCCAATGCTATGCCGTAAatggaaaaaaggaaataaagctTCTTCAAGAGGATGGCTTCCTCTTTGTTCAGGACCGCCTCAGTCATAACACTAAGAATCCAGAAGGAGATCGTCCTGATGAGGAATCCAAGCCAAACGTGATCATCCTGGGAATTGATTCCACATCTCGTCTGAACCTGAGACGCTCCATGCCAAAGCTCCATGAATTCTTGCAACGACCAGGATGGTTCGAGATGCAGGGATTCAATAAGGTGGGTGAGAATACCATACCCAATCTTTTGGCCATGCTCACTGGAAATGCCGAGGAAAAGGCCATGGCACAGAGTAGATTCAGTCATGGCGGATTTATCGACAAACTGAAATACATTTGGCAGAGGTTCAAGAACTATGGTTATCAAACAGCTTTCGGTGAAGACTGTGGTAAGATCAATACTTTCAACTATAATAAGCCCGGTTTTAAGAAGCAGCCAGTGGATTACTATCTCAGAAACTTCATAGTTGCCTTGGAAACTATCTTAAAAACTCGACGTGAGTTCGGAAATGTTTTCTGCCTTGGCCGCAAGTTGGGCTTCAAGTATATATTCGACTTTGCCAGGCAGTTTATGCAACGTTTTGAGAAAGTGGCACCCGTATTTGGGATCTTCTGGAGCAACAGCTTCACCCATGAGGATTTCCTGGGAGCAACCGCTCTGGACAAGGTCTTCTGGGAATACCTTTTAGTGTACGATGCACTGGGATTTTTCAACCGCTCCATAGTATTTGTGCTAAGTGATCATGGCTATAGATACGGAGTAACTCGACAGAATGCCAAATCGGGTTATTTGGAAGAACGCCTTCCCATGATGTTTATATATGTTCCACCCTGGTTTAGGAAAAGATATCCCCAGTACGTGGAGAACCTAAGGACTAACCAGAATCGCCTGTCCTCAGGTTTCGATGTGCACATGACTCTGCACCACTTACTCCAACTGAACGTTACCTCCATGTCGAAGTTCAGTCCAAATCTTCGGGCTTCACAGTGCAGAGGGTGTCAGTCCCTGTTCTTCGAACTTCCTCATAATAGAAAATGCTCTCAGGCGGGAATTCGTGACAAGTGGTGCTCCTGTGAACCCATTGAAACGGTGACAAATAAGAAACACATTACGAAAGTGGCTCTAGAGGTGGTGCGTCATATGAACCAACATCTGGAGGATCGCAATCTCACCGAGATCTGCGAAAACTATACCCTGAAAAAGGTCGTTCACATGGACCGCAAGATCCCAGTTACCGATGAGTCCGTGGAAGATGATGAGCTGCACACCTACGTCATCTCGTTCTACACCAGACCCACCTTGGCGCATTTTGAGGCCACTGTACAGTGGAACACGCATAAGAAGTCCCTGATCATGAAGGTGGACGAGATTAGTCGTCTCGAGTCCTACAAAAAGCACAGCAAGTGCACGAATGATCCAGTTATCAAGAAGTATTGTATATGTATTCCGTTTTAA
- the FucTD gene encoding alpha-(1,3)-fucosyltransferase C yields MPIDRLRAMPVDKILSFRRNPDPQQLERQQTDGMEDIPRFLPSQLLKDEENGKDGNRRMPDSDSINSEDAIRLPPPRRSPVSMRNLQRELYSPNQCMNVLKAMVAVVTVCMLFATIPLYRRQNRDKDHDLKMILLWNEPLVGGPAHMECGCLVTNQRNYNDKAYDSVVVNADHPYSLEGLNGTQHNPDYYVVYAAKQPMSQGLLPDFMLFNLTMTYRLDSQLIWTDYYFSYTNLARRLKWFRSPNLNFADDMPGSMIQRLEEEIKIKSRLAVYLMYEVDENSLPESLYLEELRKYAELDAHESCLGSDDCSHYYFMLIFEPTACPDYVPPQMYTAMNKYLVPVLIGGGNLTNLVPQHSYINSLDFATPKDLMGHLKDLTSNPEEYKRYFWWHSLYKLRKTSQPYCALCYLIQQPLEKRQIPQGSSSLDFIGWWTKYHCPNRSTTFL; encoded by the exons ATGCCGATAGATAGACTTCGTGCAATGCCAGTGGACAAGATCCTCAGTTTTCGGAGGAACCCCGATCCGCAGCAGCTGGAAAGACAGCAGACTGATGGAATGGAGGATATCCCTAGATTTCTACCATCCCAGCTCTTAAAAGATGAGGAAAATGGTAAGGATGGTAATCGCAGGATGCCGGATAGCGACTCGATAAACTCTGAGGATGCCATAAGGCTACCTCCTCCCCGGAGATCTCCAGTCTCGATGAGGAATCTCCAGCGGGAGCTGTACTCACCCAATCAATGTATGAATGTCCTGAAAGCTATGGTGGCTGTGGTCACCGTTTGCATGCTCTTCGCCACGATTCCCCTATATCGTCGTCAGAATAGAGACAAGGACCACGATCTCAAGATGATCCTGCTGTGGAATGAGCCACTGGTCGGTGGACCTGCCCACATGGAGTGCGGTTGCCTGGTCACCAACCAAAGGAACTACAACGACAAAGCTTACGATTCGGTGGTCGTTAATGCAGATCATCCTTATAGCCTGGAGGGTTTGAATGGCACCCAACATAATCCCGATTACTATGTGGTTTATGCCGCCAAGCAGCCAATGTCGCAGGGTCTGCTGCCTGACTTCATGTTGTTCAATTTGACAATGACCTATCGTCTGGATTCTCAGCTCATCTGGACGGATTACTATTTCTCCTATACGAATCTGGCCAGGAGGCTCAAGTGGTTCCGTTCTCCCAACCTCAACTTCGCCGATGATATGCCAGGTTCTATGATCCAACGGCTGGAGgaggaaataaaaataaagtccCGACTAGCTGTGTATTTGATGTATGAGGTGGATGAGAATAGTCTCCCAGAGAGCCTGTATTTGGAGGAGCTGCGCAAGTATGCTGAACTCGATGCCCATGAAAGTTGCCTGGGTTCCGATGA CTGCAGTCACTATTATTTCATGCTGATCTTTGAACCCACCGCCTGTCCGGATTATGTGCCCCCGCAGATGTATACAGCCATGAATAAATATCTGGTACCCGTTCTGATTGGAGGAGGAAACCTAACCAATCTGGTGCCTCAGCATTCTTATATTAACAGCCTGGACTTTGCCACCCCAAAGGATCTTATGGGTCATCTGAAGGATCTAACCAGCAACCCGGAGGAATACAAGCGCTACTTCTGGTGGCACTCCCTCTACAAGCTGCGCAAAACTTCCCAACCCTACTGTGCCCTCTGCTATCTCATCCAACAGCCCCTCGAGAAGCGCCAGATTCCTCAGGGATCTTCCAGCCTGGACTTCATCGGTTGGTGGACCAAATACCACTGCCCCAATCGATCCACCACCTTCCTCTGA
- the LOC108012610 gene encoding uncharacterized protein: MDSYTRARTLQEEAGVPPGGVKRCCCNCRRKLDPYQLFDDNVEDIAKSLAQIMLICGISTAKSCAARSIIKRAFVYHERLRTTCPPNPAPGSRLNREDLLQALRLKCEMEPVEAMLTYAIIKRAFKAFYHGKPLVTISNPIVDAMTVHTQHAAWMHAAHKTARIFDNYKAAFFWAHKHYERQINLVYSALYQRMTTRSDPLLVPGCPCKGCSKQEVPGHPKAGQKQMTKIKLSEGADLPEPCILCGLQVPRMEKDVKIKVKPPRPIINHEVNLPRCQQCNSPFLICECNIDQLTGEQFGECGQDSYKVKWYRLEEPVAVSQPKAQSLGDEEQDTSYAEALEPPEDWDNHHCPIDCKHDSCSESSNVCHSTSSSESSGSDFATCEEGDDKEEDVVAKLEDYLNKLWAEEVAQKKNPSYVPRTIEPPGLKCLKCKD; this comes from the coding sequence ATGGACAGTTATACGAGGGCCAGGACACTTCAGGAGGAGGCGGGAGTTCCTCCTGGGGGAGTCAAGCGATGTTGCTGCAACTGCAGAAGGAAGCTGGATCCCTACCAACTGTTCGATGATAACGTGGAGGATATAGCCAAGAGCCTGGCTCAGATAATGCTGATCTGCGGCATCAGCACGGCGAAATCCTGTGCTGCCAGGTCGATTATCAAAAGGGCCTTTGTTTACCACGAACGCTTGAGGACCACCTGTCCACCAAATCCGGCGCCAGGGAGTCGTTTGAATCGGGAGGACTTGCTGCAGGCTCTGCGACTCAAGTGCGAAATGGAACCCGTGGAGGCGATGCTCACCTATGCGATCATCAAGCGGGCCTTCAAGGCCTTCTACCATGGCAAGCCCCTCGTGACCATCAGCAATCCCATCGTGGACGCCATGACGGTCCACACCCAACATGCCGCCTGGATGCATGCCGCCCACAAGACCGCTAGGATCTTCGACAACTACAAGGCGGCCTTCTTCTGGGCCCACAAGCACTACGAGAGGCAGATCAATCTGGTGTACAGTGCGCTCTACCAGCGGATGACCACCAGATCGGACCCCCTCCTGGTGCCCGGCTGCCCCTGCAAGGGCTGCTCCAAGCAGGAGGTTCCCGGGCATCCCAAGGCGGGCCAAAAGCAGATGACCAAGATCAAGCTGTCGGAGGGTGCAGATCTCCCGGAACCCTGCATCCTCTGTGGCCTGCAAGTGCCGCGAATGGAGAAAGACGTGAAGATCAAGGTGAAGCCCCCGAGACCCATCATCAACCACGAGGTCAATCTTCCCAGATGCCAGCAGTGCAACTCGCCCTTCCTCATCTGCGAGTGCAACATCGATCAGTTGACGGGCGAGCAGTTTGGGGAATGTGGTCAGGACTCCTACAAGGTGAAGTGGTATCGTCTGGAGGAACCAGTGGCCGTTTCCCAACCCAAAGCCCAGTCGCTTGGCGACGAGGAGCAGGACACCAGCTATGCGGAGGCCTTGGAACCTCCAGAGGATTGGGACAACCATCATTGTCCCATCGACTGCAAGCACGACTCCTGCAGCGAATCCTCGAATGTATGTCATAGCACTTCCTCCTCGGAATCTTCAGGAAGTGACTTTGCCACCTGCGAGGAGGGCGATGATAAAGAGGAGGACGTGGTGGCCAAGTTGGAGGATTACCTCAACAAGCTCTGGGCCGAGGAGGTGGCTCAAAAGAAGAATCCTTCGTATGTGCCCAGAACCATTGAACCACCTGGTTTGAAATGTCTTAAGTGCAAGGATTAA